In the Hirundo rustica isolate bHirRus1 chromosome 2, bHirRus1.pri.v3, whole genome shotgun sequence genome, atactaaacaggtcatctctactttgacttaatccccattaaactactttgtgctaaCATCACTGCTggaatggagtgagggaagaagaaagaagaagcaggagacaacgccccaaattctccatcttgccgCCATTCACTTTAATGCTATAAATCTAAATTTactggtttttcaccctgtgataagctaaactacaatctttcacactcttgtggcctgcaaaccctctcgtagtgcaggaagcctttcccatggactgagatcagagccagtgtctctctgagctttGGGCTGGGGTCTCAGACCCCCCTGTCtaggtctctgaccctccagggcagctaAAGGAATGCCCTAGACTCTAACACCACTCAAATTATTAAATATCCAGAGCTGACTCAGAAACCTACCTCCCATGTTAATCtaattgaaaatatatatatattttttcagcaaaTCCATATTTCCTGAAATACTGTGATTGTGATacctgagctgagcagagctccaCTAGGATTTTCATTTACAGACAATTTAGTAATATCATATTACATGTAGGAGTTGTGCTAGATCAGTTGTCTTGCATTTGTTGCttgtcccagagctgctgcacagtAGACGTTTCAATGTGCTAAAGGCATAAAGAGCTATGAGTATGCAGTTTTGGAAGTTTTTTTAAAGGGCTATTTGGAGATATCATTGACTTTACTACTTCTGCTgggctgagaaaaaaattagaaagagaaCTATAAAATAGttgatattttttattcaaCAATAATcctgaataataaaaaaagaagatatatttttaaaacaaaaagtcaTAATCTGTTGTGGAAAAAAACTATACATTTTTAATCCTCTCAGCATTAAATTGAAGACAGATTAAGTCAAACTTTTGTGGTTACGTATTATcaaactaaaatatttaatcttaaaaatgGAGTTACATTCTGTAGCAACACATAGCTACAGGAAGgttgcagctgctggcaccagcagggGAACAGATGAGATGAGTCTGTTTTGTTAAGCTCGAGAATCCATTTTATTACCCCTGAAGACCAGGAGAGGGACAAAGACGAAAGGCCATATAAAGGCAGGGTCGTGGGGTTTTGATAGGGCATTGCAGGGGTGGAGTTCAGGGTTTGGGTCAAGGGAGGAGCTAACACAAAGAGGGATAACATTAAGTTACCGCCTCCTTAGAACGGGAGCACTCCACAACATTCCACCTGAATGAACCATTCAGGAAAACAATCCAATTCAtacattattttcctaatttaGAGAAAATTTCAGCTGAGAAACTTGGATGAATGCTGCCTACATGTCTGTACCACCCTGGTTCAATTCATATtcataataaaaacaaattaagtctttcctttgttttgtttggctttttgagGTAATTACATTGCTCATCTGATTTAGAGTGAAGGCAGAGTGGAGGAGTGGGTAAACATTTTGTTTAgggtttggtttctttgctTACTTTTATAGTAAGTAACAAATGTTACAGCAGCAGGgtgaaggcaaaaatatttttggtatgTGAacaacttgggattttttttaattttccaatgggaaattaaaatgtatgtttCATTACACCTTAAACCTGACATGCCTACATTTCCttcctgtattaaaaaaaaaaattccaaagaacaaaacccccaaTACTAGGAAAAATATGGCAGTGACAATTTCTCACTCAGTATGCAGAGTAGGCATATAAACTTTGTTTTCCACGCAGGTGAGATTTGAGgtaaatgcaaaattattttgtatggGCAAAATTCCTGGAGTTATTGAGATAGGTGTGCTTCAGAACAGACTTCCCAGATGCTGCAATTAAATCTTCAAAAGTTGTTCTGGAAAGTTACACCAAATttggagcacctctgctctggagacaggctgggagagctggaggtgttcagcctggagaaggctccagggagatctCAGAGGCCCTGCCAGTatctaaaggggctccaagagagctaGAGAGGGTCTCTGGATGAGAGCctgaagtgacaggacaagggacaatggcttcacactgccagagggcagggttcGATGGGATAtggggaagaaattcttggctgtgaggatGTTGAAGCCCTGGCataggtttcccagagaagctgtggctgtcccatcgctggagtgttcaaggccaggttgggcatGTCTTGGAGCAACCAGgtatagtggaaggtgtccctaaaTGGCAGGGCTTGGAACGTAATTATCCTTAAGGTCCCTCTCAACCCAAACTAGTCTGGGATTCAATGATTCAACTGCAGGTTCCTGGTTTCCAGTCTCCTTGGACCATGAGATGAGCACAGGGTGAAGTGCCTACAAAGACCAGAAACCTGAATGACACCAAAGCAGGCCATGCTCAGCAGGATTTACTGTTCATATAGATTAGTAAGGAGTTGCACATAATGATAcaaatcaacattttaaaagctgcgAGCCAGAGCAGAGAAGATAAAGAGACATGCTAGTGTAAAGCATAGAACATTTTTTCATCAATTTGAGATGTATAAGGTCACCTGTTCCCCAAGGCGTAACTCCCTGCACAAGTAAGGTTGCAGGAGGAAAGCACAGACCTTTACTTAATATTTAAAGAATGCTGGTGTTTGAAGAAAAGTGAAGAGGAACTTGCCACTTATCTACATTTAGGTTCCATAAAAGCATCATTTTCGGATGAGGGGAAAAACAGAATGCTAGGTGAGAAAAGTTATGGGTTTGTTAATTTAAACAGTAGACCTAACCCAACATATCTTGCAAATATATCCTGGTCAGAACAGAAAAGAGTCTTCTAAGATCAGAAGCAATGACTGATCAACATGTGAACTGCAATTGAGAAACAAAGCTTACTTTGTAGACAAACAAAATGGAGAACTGTTAGACTGAATTTGGGAAGGGGAAATGAAAAGGTgtaaagtaggaaaaaaaaatacagcatgtgTAATATTTAATAGCTGAAATGTAGTACAGTCTGATTTTCTATTCTCCAATCCACCATTAAAATAAGGGGATATACCAAAAAGGCAAATTTTGAAATTGTTTAGATTTAAGTTTCCCAGTATCTACAGAAAGCCACCTGgggaatgaaatgaaatgaaatgacaTGAAATGAAATGACATGAAATGAAATGACATGACATGACATGACATGACAGGAAATGACATGAAATACCAAGCTAACTAAACAAGGACAGCTGCACGGCTCTATTCAGATGCTGAACTTTGTTCCTGAATGGAGATTTTCAAAGTCTGtgccttttcctgcctttgaCTGTGCATGCCCAGCTTGACACCACTTTCATACTCCTTTCCACAGAGAGGGGTAATGCCAAACAACTTCTAAAACCCTCAGCCTTTCAATACATCTCCAGATGGGAAATGTAAACTTAGTTGCGCAGGCAACTAAGAACACTGACCTTCAAAACATGACCTTAGAGGGCAGCAAGTTGGGCACAAAACTATGGTGCATGCAGGCGCAGAAAAATGGCACCTAGATCTGGAAAAAGACCTGTCCTCCTTGCAGCTCTTTGCATACCAGTAAGTTCTGGAAGAAATGAAGACCAGTGAGACTTGAAGGACCACACCAGCAAGGTGTTCAGAAGCTTATGCATACCATGGAGAAACAAATTGGAGAGAAAATGGCTGTGTCTGCATTTTCagaccttttttccccttgaagcTTCCCAGGAGGAATGTTGTACTCTCAGATGGGAAACTGCATCCTGGTTCTACTGTATCATCCCGCCTGAAGAGCGCAAAGAATCGGGACTGTCACCACTGTAGGTGGAGATGGAAAAGACCAGGATTCCATCTGGGTTTAGTTCTGGTGCAGAATTTACACAGCTTCCAGCATCACACTACCAATGAAATGGCGCCCTTGATCTCTCTCACGTAtctccccatccctctcccaCTTCCCTAAGGACCCAAATCCATTTCTAGTAGTTCCCAAGTATCTTTCCTTCACCAAGACAGCAAGTGCTTACTGCGCAGAAGTGTCTGTGTACACTAGGAGCTTCCAGGAAATGCTTGGAAACAGCTATGAAGACTGAAGTGGTGTTCCAGGAGTAAGAcagaacaaaaaccccaaaggttCTGGTGAGTTCTTCTCCTCAATCTCTGTGTCCTGGTGACAATAGATGCTGGAGAATCCTGGGTGCCAGAATCTACTTGCTCAGAAATCACCCTCAGGTTTGGGGGCCGTGCAAAAGGTATTCTCTTCCCGATCGCCTACAGGTTCTTCCAGGAGCAAGGAAAGACACTCCTTTGCCAAGATCCTCAGACATTTGCTGCCTGAAGAGGTGACAAGCTGAAATTTTCACTAGCAGTGCTGTGTGCGGTCCCAGCACCAACTGCAGACTGCCACAGATGATGAGACACTCAGCAGTCCCTTCCCAGTGAAAGATGATGTGAAACACCTGAAACTATTGGCAGATGTGCtgagctgcctccagcactgGCTTTCACAGGGATctcaatttttaaatgtaaaacagTGTTTCGTAATACCTTTTAATAAAGGTGGACCTGCCATGGGCCCTCTCTCTCGAGTGCTCTAAGGGAAGCCTAGGCTCCATCTGGGACTCCATGTGCCAGGCTCAGAGCATGGTATTATAGCAAGAAGGCACCCAAGTAGGCGcctatataaaataaatatttttttaaaagcatctttttATTATAGTATTGCTCTTTGGAGCCCATGGCCATGAGGGTTTGAGGAAGGTCTGTAGATTGCTTGGGTGGCCTTGGGGAATGGTAGCAACCATCACCTACTCTGCACCACAAGTTCTAcaaccagaaaacaaatttcttcctAGGGTATTTATGTCAGCTAACATGCATGGGGGGCTTTGGAAGCCTTATGCAATGCAGGAGCATCGTTTACTCTTAAAATCACATGAGCAGTCACAGTGCCAGTTTACTCACTGATACATTTAACTTTGGGACACTACAAAACAGAGGAATAGAGGATCACAGGGACAtctgctctgtcactgctgcttctccctaGTACTGCCCTAGTACTTGCATTGACCACAAAGACAATTCCAGGGATAACCCTTGCCAGCTAAAACAGAAGACCCACAGGCatggttttaagaaaaaagcaagTTTGCTGCAGGAAAATAAGTAATTAGAAACACTGAACAATATGGCAATAATGAATGATTACTATGTTATGGAACATGCACATTAAATTCTATTTGATTAACAGtgttatttttcaaagtaaagACCGCTTATAAAGGACATGCACATGTTTTGAAACTGCTGTAAATGTGTTTAAAACTTccaactcctttttttttttttttaattgctgatgTCTCATTGATTACATTTAGGCAAAATGTTGGGGAGATTCCTATTCCTTTTTGGAACTATTTTCCTTAGGGAAAGTAGGGAGCACTACAGGTCTGGAAATGACGGAATGTCAAGCTTTTTTGGAATAACACCTATTGTTATTCTAGGTCAGTGGCTGTTCCTTGAAACAGATACAATAAAGAGATTCACTTGCCTCTACTTAAGAGTAATTGGGATGTTTCTGGCCACTGAGATTTTGCACTGTTGCACGGAAAGCGAGTGTGGAAGACAGAATAGCTGCACCTAGAATCCTTAAGTGGTTCTGCTCCTCCACTTCCTTACAGCACAACCTTGGCATCCAAACAAGTGGATACAGGATTTCTGAAGACAATGACAGAAATAACACTACAGGAGACAAAATTATACATGCTCCTTTTCCAAGTATCAATACTGCTTTCTAGCAGGAATTCTCCGCATgggaaaaggaaatacatttttgtgtATTAAAACAAGCATTACTTTTGCAGAGCACAATAGGCTGAGCAGTTATGGAAATCCACTTTCACTAAAAATTGTATCTGAGCAGCAGTACTTATACTAATTCTAACAGACCAATTATTTCATTACATAGAATGTGCCAAAATGCCAGGTCAAACGAAGGTAAATACCTCACATACACCTTGGAAATACACATTGTCCTGAATTGacagaatatttaaaaactgtaattCCCTGTCTCCACAATCTGTTCAACAAAACAGAATCCAAGTTTACCTTCAGTGATTTGCATTTTCAGACACATTTGTATCAGTTTCAGACCTACTCTAGAAAAATTGTATAACTGGATTATACTACAGTTGCATTTTTTCTGTGCACCCCTAGAAATTAGATGGGAAACATTGTAGTTTCAGTAAATTGTTTTCCTCCACAGAAACCTCCCCTGTTGAAGAGGCATTGCAGCCTTTGCTCCTCCACATCACAGACCaatcatagaatcccagaatgatttgggtaAGAAGAGACCTTACAGACCATCTCAAACCAcccccctgtcatgggcaggggtaccttccactagaccagattgctccaagctgTGTCCAACTTAGCcttagacacttccagggaaggggcagccacagcccctctgggcaacctgcacCTGGGTTTTACCACCTGCACTGACAAGAATTTTTCTCAACATCTGATCTTAATCTCCCTTCTTGTAGTTTTCAGCATCCTACTAAATCATCACTATTTAAACTAACTCCTATAGGTGTCAAAAAATCAAGAGATTCCTCATCAACAGGACAAACCAAATTGTAATAAATCAGGAGCTCCTGATTTGTTACAGAGAAGTTAAGTATCTCTGTGAAAGGCAGTGCAAAACCAAAAGATTGAGACAGCGACTTACCAACGCTTATCACAAGCATGTGTCTTTCAGCTGAGTTCCAGTGGACACTTAGTAACTTACGCACAGTTTTACTGCACTTCCCTTCTTCAATTTGTCTCAGTACATCGGTTAGAAAGGCCTCATTTACACAGCCAGAAAGCACTCCTCAGCTCTTTTGGCCAATTCTATAGTACTGGATAtcaattttccttctctgactGCACCTGACTTTACCGACACAGGGCTCATGACCTCTGACATCATGACCACCACGCTGCTGTGTTTAGCAGGGGAACTCACAGAACACAAGATGGGAAACTGCATCAGGAattgtagtgacaggacaaaggagaATGGCTTTTAGctaaaagaagggaaatttaCATTAGATATGCAGAGGAAGTCCTTGGCTgcgagggtggtgaggcccaggcacaggctgcccaaagaagttgtggctgccctaTTCCTGGAAGTGCTCACAGCCAGGTTCAATGAGGCttagagcaacctggtctagtggaatgtgtccctgcccatggcaaaggGGTGGAACTGtatgagctttaaggtcccttccaactcaaaccatttgATTTATGATGTTTGATTTAATAAATAAGTTATAAAACTGTCATGCATCAGGATAGCTACAAAACTTTACTTTTGAACCATTTCAAATTTAATCTCTTTCTGCTGATTGTCAAAACTTCCATCAGTAAAAGCACTGTAGTTAGTGCTAtctcaaaatactttaaaacctTGCAGAACATGCAGATCACCAGTACTATTGCAGTTTCCGGTCTTCAAAAAAGGCCGCTCACTAGAATTgcaaaaacaatgaagaaataattgcTAAAATAAAAGGCATCTTTACAGAACACATTCCCAAAGGCACAGCTTTACTAAGAAATCAAATGCTATGTAAAAAGcaattcacattttattttaaatttccataAACTGTACAAAAAGGTTTCATTCTCgcaaaaaaataacagcaattaTTTTCAATCTTACTTCTAGACAAACAACAAACTCTTATTTTAATCTTTCCAGAGTGAGTTTACAAATAAACATACTGTAAGATGCAGGGGTTGGCGTTCAGTCTGGGCAGAGCAGACAGATTTAAATGTTTGTGGaataaattttaagtttttagTGTCTTTTAGAAATTTAAACACTCCTGGCATGCCCGTTAAGcctaaagaaaaaagttttgtgTCTGACACAAAGGAATGTAAACAGTCATCAAGAGATTAAAAAGATTGACTCTCCCAACAAAACGAAAAAAGTACCCCTATATCACTGACATTCACTGTACAGTGAGACCTGTCCACAACACGGGGATCGTGCAATAGCTGAATCCACTCTCCAAAATGTCACTTAAATAtacatcaaagactttcttaaaagtttgggtttttaaaaaaaatcctaagtaACAGAACTGAAATAGTTTTTTAATAGTTTGAGTTTCTTTCTCATCCTAATTGATCAGTGAATATGTAACAGCCCCATCAGATCTACAACCATAATGTACTTTTTCCACGATGCAATAAAGTAAAGGAGCACCTAGTTAAGCCAATCAGACGTAGAAAGCACCTCTGCCAAGAGCATGGGCTTGCATCAGGCTTGATTTTGTTTGCCAAACACATTTAGTATGGACTAACAACACCTAATTTAGGTCATTGACCACAGCTTGTTCAGTCCAAGGCCTACAATGGAAACACAGTTGCAGTGATTTTTTAAGATTTAGTGGGTTTTTCTCCCCAGCTTTGAAACCTAATTAAAAACAAGCTGTTTCAACAGATTGGTTAGAGCTTAAAAAGTTAGGCATCATCTGTTACTTTAGAATTGTTAGAAGGAATACAGTCTTGAAATTCCAATTTATCTGGATAGAGTTTAATGTAAGTGTCCACCATCAAATCCAAGTCATGTTTTATGTCAAAGTTTATGTTCAGCAAAGCAAGGTTGCTTGACCTTTGCCCTGTCAAGGTGTTTTTCAGGTATGCCTTTAAGCGCTTCCGTCCCATTCCATATTTTTCGTTCTCCACCTTCATCACTGGAAGTAAGCACAAGACTTTAAGCAATGCATAAACATTAGGGAAAAACTTTATGTCGGGCAAGTGAAGTGCTTCATAAATAGTAGCTGGAAGTTCAATatcttttcctctgtgcttcCATTTGATTCTCCAACAGTGAAGCTCAGCAGAAAGTGTGTCTGGATTGGGCAAGTCATTTTTGAACATGTCAGCATGATGCTCCTCAGACGTATTGAATTTCAGCTGTCCCATGACTGAGGGCACTAATGATAAACATTTAAGAGCTTTTAAATGTTGTTCtgagaaaatatcttttaattCTTGAATAATATGCTCTACTGTTGGGACGCTTAGGATTTCTTTGTAGTAATTTTCTGATGTCATATCGGGGTCGAAGTCCCCCTGTTGTGCCCTGCGAAATTTTCCTGGGAGTTTAATTTGTACATCCAGTTTTGTAGCCAAATTCGTGGCTTCCTCAAACCAAAATTCATGGTAAACTTCAATATTCTCCATTACTTCATTCAGAGAGTGCAATACAGCGGTTAAGCTGCCAGCTGCAAAGAACACATCTGATGTTTGTCCCTGGAGGTTTCTTCCAAATGCTCTTGTAAAAGACAGAACATTTTTCATAATTACAATAGTGACAATGAAATCAAAATCTGTTAATGCACTTGAAAGTACAAATGCTCGACCAACAATGAAGTTGTTCCACCTGACAGACAAGTCACTGCTCACAGCATCCAAGCACAGTACCAGTGCTTGCAGGAGGTCCACTAAAACCTCAAAAGTATCATGCCTGCCTGTCCACTGAGAACGGCAGATCTTCTTCAACTCATTACCCTTCTCGTCATTGTCCcgaaaaagagcagaaattgtGTTGTCCAGTTCTACTAGTAGTTGTGGAGACTGATTAAAAAGACAGCAAACTTCTTCAATTGTTCCTAATGCAATGGAAACACCAACAACAGGAACAGATTTTGCCAGCCATACATTTAAGGCACAGGAGGAACACAGCGTATACACAGCTTGTGGATACTTTTCCAAGAGTCTCGTAGCCACAACTTTCATTTTAGAAGCAAATCCACTGGAGACGATGTAGGCTTGACCTCGACAGTATTCCATGTTTAGACCCCACTTTTCAGTAATAGTTGCGTGGAACTTAACAGCTAAAATTTCAGGATCAGCCTCATATGGTAAAAACCCTATGAATTCTTCTCTGAGATTGTGAGAATCATCAACGAACCTCACCAACACTGGCAAATGTTCCTCTCCTGCTATGTCTACTACTTCATCAGTGACAATAGAAAAGAAGTGTGAGTCTCTTACTTCCCTCAGTGTCTCCTCTCTAACACAGTTTTCACAGATCTCAAGCATTTGTTTCTGCTGAGTTTTCGAACAATACTCAAGGTTAACTGCAGTCATCTCAAATCGTTTCCTCAAAACTTCATCGCCACCATTTATTCTATATTCCAGTAGAGCCTGAAAGTTATCCGAAGTAAAAATACCTTCTGGAAGTTCCTTAACATTATGGCAATCCAATGGAATATTTTGTTTACCCATTAGGatcaaaatttcaaataatgaTTTAAGGtaatctttgttttctctttcttccagtgTTAAGGGAACAGCTCTTTCCTCTtgttcttctcctccttcctctgagACAGTATTTTGTTCATTGTTTTCATTCAATTCTTGAGTTGCCTGTTTCCGTTCAAAAGCTTCATCaactacaaaatgaaaaatactgtaagtgtcaaaaataaaacataacacTTAGTTGTCCATTATCTTTAAGTTACCagagtccagagaagaatgtttCCAGTTTAAAAgtgagtattttaaaaataatttagactGGCTGGCTGAATCAAGAAGGAACTCAATTACCCTCCTGCTATATATAAAGTAATAGTTAAGAGTCCTGCATTACCTTGTCAGCCTTAGCGAATAAAGTTATTATCTCAATTATTTTGACCACTTACTCTTTTGCTGCTTCAATGTCCTTATTTCATCTTCactcttaaaaaacaaacaaaaagaacttATATTGATGACAATGTCTAACACATGACCTTAAAATATTAAGATCAAGATCAGATACAAATACTGTAGGTGAGACCAGTTGACATTTGCCAAAAAGTGCTCGAAATTCTAAGACCAGGAGGTTTCTTGAGGTAGTTTATTACTGCCGTGACACATACCTACTAACTACATGAGGAGAGTTGTATTAGAAGGTTCTTATATATGTGTAATTATTAGTAAATAGATTCTACTCCCATTTGATAATGTACTGCCAGTAGACAGAACTATGTTGGATTCCATTTTCAGCCAACAGATGCAACCAAACTCACAAAAAAGTATTTAGAAATTATCTGTAATTTTTCAAGTATAAACAGAGAATAGGAGTGGAATTTCTCTTAATTGTCGGTATACTTATAACCACAAAGACACTTTCTCCCTAGGTAGCACACAAGACAcaatcccacaaaaaaaatctcaatctCAATCCATGGATCATTTTTTCAGAACAATAAGCTAAAACAAGCATGTCCAAATTGATTCAGATTTCAGAAGTAATCTTTCAGATTGTAATCTTTCATTGAAGATTACAATCAATATGCAGCAAGAATTTTGGGATACCATGCTTCAGTTGTGTTCAGTTGGCACTGTagtaagaaggaaaagaaaactacaCATTTGATTTGGAAGAAAGAATCAGCTCTAGATCAACACATTTAATTTTCCAGATTTCCTTAGTAGATAAATTTTTTTATCATGCATTTAACCTCTAATCAACAAAAAAAGATACGGGAATAGGCAGCACATAAAATACAAACACTCAagtgctaaatatttttatttgacgTTTTTGTGTCACAATTTCATGTTAACTTACTTGCCTTTTcttctaataataataaaccaaTAATTTTACATTAGAACTTACCAGCTCTTTTATCCTTTTCCTATGTCTGCTGTGGGGATTGTTCAGGTGACTTGTAAGATCAAATATAGTTGGCACAGCATTATCCCGTAAAACCGTTCTGTATGGGCTCTGTAAGAAAACAGACATGTAGACTagggaaaaattaagaaatttcaGATGCTGTGCCCTTTTTTCCActccttcttttcttgtttATGTTATTATTCTAAAGTACTTTGACTTTTTGATGTTACCAAAGAGAAAGTTAAGCTATGCAATTTACATTTCAGGGATATCAAAAGAATACTGAAAATAAGAAGACAGATACTACAGAAAAGTCCAATCCAAACTGcaaaccctttttctttttgccccaTTATCTTCATATCAAAGACcatgaatgaaataattttcatttactgcAATATTatgatttttgaaaaaataaacattctggataaaaagacatttatgcatcagaaaggaaacattttgttACTATTGTGTTTGTGTTATCACTTATTTCACAATTCCAGAAACATTTAATTGTGAAAATGTTCAATTGCTTCTTTTTGTAGAACTATGAAGTCCACCAAGCACTACAGTAAAAGATCATATTGAGGGAAAATTTAtctgtgaataaaaaaaaagaagaaaagacttCTAGATGATCATGTAAGTGCTcccagttaaaaaaaagttttaagcaAAATTTTATATTTGGATATACTGTAAACCTGTGTTGCCTATACTGGCTAATTTCCACTAAGTACAAAATTGTAACTGATGGCATCTGTCATTAGattgaaataaatttcaaacAAATACAGTTTCATAGAGTTTCATTTCAGAGTCATAATTACTTccaattttcatttgtttctggGATGCTGGCTAATTAGAGACCTCATCACGTGTAATACATCAAGACTTCAGAGTTTGACCTGTATTTTAATTATCCTTCATAACTAAAAGATTGGTTTTGCTTATGTACCAGAGTGAAAATCAGcctagaaattaaaatttgataCAAAGTCCTAAGTCCACCCTTTACTACCCTTATGCAAGCtgttaaaatcatatttttgaCAAAAAGAATTGAAAGCTATTACTTAATTAACAGAAGACGGTGCCTTGATTTTAGCTGGATGAAAAtttaacaggaaataaaaaccttGACAGATGTACAGAGTATTTAAATCTTGTGGCCACACCAGAGTGTAATTTAACCAAATCACACCATGTAAATACTTCAGGAACAGGACATTAGTACGTTTAAATAATTAGATATATGAAAATTTACACCAAATAAACTTACATAATATTGTAacctctgaaacaaaacaagcaggagaaaagcaCTGCAGTCAGGGCCAGTGTTCAACAAACACATTAAACTGGCAGGAGCACcgctttttctctctcctctgacTGTTCATTTTCATTACCGTTTTCAATGGCTGTGAGCCTGTGTGGCGCCCAAGACAATGGCAGTGATCCCAATTAAGACtaagtaattaattttcctaGGGACCAGTAACCCAGGAGCTGAAAGATTAGAAGGCAGCATTTTGGTAAAAATGTCAATCACATTTTGCAAGATGCAGAAAACAAATGCTTGTTTTTACTTACACTTCTGCATATCATGGAAGTCTCAAAATGTTTAGCGCACAATCTGTAATGCTTGTTGAGTTGATCGGGAGTCTTATCTTCTAAATCTGCCCTTCGACAGTTCTCTACCCATCTCTGACATCTACATGTAAGGA is a window encoding:
- the THAP12 gene encoding 52 kDa repressor of the inhibitor of the protein kinase isoform X1, with product MPNFCAAPNCTRKSTQSDLAFFRFPRDPARCQRWVENCRRADLEDKTPDQLNKHYRLCAKHFETSMICRSSPYRTVLRDNAVPTIFDLTSHLNNPHSRHRKRIKELSEDEIRTLKQQKIDEAFERKQATQELNENNEQNTVSEEGGEEQEERAVPLTLEERENKDYLKSLFEILILMGKQNIPLDCHNVKELPEGIFTSDNFQALLEYRINGGDEVLRKRFEMTAVNLEYCSKTQQKQMLEICENCVREETLREVRDSHFFSIVTDEVVDIAGEEHLPVLVRFVDDSHNLREEFIGFLPYEADPEILAVKFHATITEKWGLNMEYCRGQAYIVSSGFASKMKVVATRLLEKYPQAVYTLCSSCALNVWLAKSVPVVGVSIALGTIEEVCCLFNQSPQLLVELDNTISALFRDNDEKGNELKKICRSQWTGRHDTFEVLVDLLQALVLCLDAVSSDLSVRWNNFIVGRAFVLSSALTDFDFIVTIVIMKNVLSFTRAFGRNLQGQTSDVFFAAGSLTAVLHSLNEVMENIEVYHEFWFEEATNLATKLDVQIKLPGKFRRAQQGDFDPDMTSENYYKEILSVPTVEHIIQELKDIFSEQHLKALKCLSLVPSVMGQLKFNTSEEHHADMFKNDLPNPDTLSAELHCWRIKWKHRGKDIELPATIYEALHLPDIKFFPNVYALLKVLCLLPVMKVENEKYGMGRKRLKAYLKNTLTGQRSSNLALLNINFDIKHDLDLMVDTYIKLYPDKLEFQDCIPSNNSKVTDDA
- the THAP12 gene encoding 52 kDa repressor of the inhibitor of the protein kinase isoform X3, which gives rise to MICRSSPYRTVLRDNAVPTIFDLTSHLNNPHSRHRKRIKELSEDEIRTLKQQKIDEAFERKQATQELNENNEQNTVSEEGGEEQEERAVPLTLEERENKDYLKSLFEILILMGKQNIPLDCHNVKELPEGIFTSDNFQALLEYRINGGDEVLRKRFEMTAVNLEYCSKTQQKQMLEICENCVREETLREVRDSHFFSIVTDEVVDIAGEEHLPVLVRFVDDSHNLREEFIGFLPYEADPEILAVKFHATITEKWGLNMEYCRGQAYIVSSGFASKMKVVATRLLEKYPQAVYTLCSSCALNVWLAKSVPVVGVSIALGTIEEVCCLFNQSPQLLVELDNTISALFRDNDEKGNELKKICRSQWTGRHDTFEVLVDLLQALVLCLDAVSSDLSVRWNNFIVGRAFVLSSALTDFDFIVTIVIMKNVLSFTRAFGRNLQGQTSDVFFAAGSLTAVLHSLNEVMENIEVYHEFWFEEATNLATKLDVQIKLPGKFRRAQQGDFDPDMTSENYYKEILSVPTVEHIIQELKDIFSEQHLKALKCLSLVPSVMGQLKFNTSEEHHADMFKNDLPNPDTLSAELHCWRIKWKHRGKDIELPATIYEALHLPDIKFFPNVYALLKVLCLLPVMKVENEKYGMGRKRLKAYLKNTLTGQRSSNLALLNINFDIKHDLDLMVDTYIKLYPDKLEFQDCIPSNNSKVTDDA
- the THAP12 gene encoding 52 kDa repressor of the inhibitor of the protein kinase isoform X2, which produces MQKFYMSVFLQSPYRTVLRDNAVPTIFDLTSHLNNPHSRHRKRIKELSEDEIRTLKQQKIDEAFERKQATQELNENNEQNTVSEEGGEEQEERAVPLTLEERENKDYLKSLFEILILMGKQNIPLDCHNVKELPEGIFTSDNFQALLEYRINGGDEVLRKRFEMTAVNLEYCSKTQQKQMLEICENCVREETLREVRDSHFFSIVTDEVVDIAGEEHLPVLVRFVDDSHNLREEFIGFLPYEADPEILAVKFHATITEKWGLNMEYCRGQAYIVSSGFASKMKVVATRLLEKYPQAVYTLCSSCALNVWLAKSVPVVGVSIALGTIEEVCCLFNQSPQLLVELDNTISALFRDNDEKGNELKKICRSQWTGRHDTFEVLVDLLQALVLCLDAVSSDLSVRWNNFIVGRAFVLSSALTDFDFIVTIVIMKNVLSFTRAFGRNLQGQTSDVFFAAGSLTAVLHSLNEVMENIEVYHEFWFEEATNLATKLDVQIKLPGKFRRAQQGDFDPDMTSENYYKEILSVPTVEHIIQELKDIFSEQHLKALKCLSLVPSVMGQLKFNTSEEHHADMFKNDLPNPDTLSAELHCWRIKWKHRGKDIELPATIYEALHLPDIKFFPNVYALLKVLCLLPVMKVENEKYGMGRKRLKAYLKNTLTGQRSSNLALLNINFDIKHDLDLMVDTYIKLYPDKLEFQDCIPSNNSKVTDDA